A genomic window from Desulfovibrio porci includes:
- a CDS encoding NAD(P)/FAD-dependent oxidoreductase: protein MNKKTPSKAAGERDVIIVGGGIAGAALAYGLAGKGCKATVLDAPTRTNMASRTNVGLIWCQSKFLHLPEYARWGFMSSRLFPELVRELEEISGLHVPVNFTGGLIPVLDGEDFQKRADYIVKLREALGEYRGTVIERAELEKKLPKIAFGPEVCGAAWCEDDGVIDPLALLRAYRAALPRLGAEYVQTLVLDVAPHRDGYRVSTRDGDYFCRRLVLAAGLANRRFARFAAPDLPVYPDKGQVLLVERLPMVMPIPVLGVTQTFGGTVIIGFKHERVGHDAVVAPASVATEGRWAMRVWPELAKKRLIRAWSGLRVMPEDKMAIYSRLPGHPQVSLINTHSAVTMAAAHSRLLPDFILGGDLPETARGMTLKRFGFAC, encoded by the coding sequence ATGAACAAGAAAACGCCCTCAAAAGCTGCCGGAGAGCGCGACGTCATCATCGTGGGCGGCGGCATTGCCGGCGCGGCCCTGGCATACGGTCTGGCGGGCAAGGGCTGCAAGGCCACGGTGCTGGACGCGCCCACCAGAACCAACATGGCCTCGCGCACCAATGTGGGGCTGATCTGGTGCCAGTCCAAATTCCTGCATCTGCCGGAATACGCCCGCTGGGGCTTCATGTCCTCGCGGCTCTTTCCGGAACTGGTCCGGGAACTGGAAGAGATCAGCGGCCTGCATGTGCCCGTGAACTTCACGGGCGGGCTGATCCCGGTGCTCGACGGGGAGGATTTCCAGAAGCGCGCGGACTACATCGTGAAGCTGCGCGAGGCGCTGGGCGAGTACCGGGGGACCGTCATCGAACGGGCCGAGTTGGAAAAAAAGCTGCCCAAAATCGCCTTCGGGCCGGAAGTCTGCGGCGCGGCCTGGTGCGAGGATGACGGCGTCATTGACCCCCTGGCCCTGCTGCGCGCCTACCGCGCGGCTTTGCCCCGGCTGGGGGCCGAATACGTGCAGACCCTGGTGCTCGACGTGGCCCCGCACAGGGACGGCTACCGCGTGAGCACCCGCGACGGAGATTACTTCTGCCGCCGCCTGGTGCTGGCCGCCGGGCTGGCCAACCGGCGCTTCGCCCGTTTCGCCGCGCCGGACCTGCCCGTCTATCCGGACAAGGGCCAGGTGCTGCTGGTGGAGCGGTTGCCCATGGTCATGCCCATTCCGGTGCTGGGCGTCACCCAGACCTTCGGCGGCACGGTGATCATCGGCTTCAAACACGAGCGCGTGGGGCACGACGCCGTGGTCGCGCCCGCCTCTGTGGCCACGGAAGGCCGCTGGGCCATGCGGGTCTGGCCGGAACTGGCGAAAAAACGGCTGATCCGGGCCTGGTCCGGCCTGCGGGTCATGCCCGAGGACAAGATGGCCATTTACAGCCGCCTGCCCGGTCATCCGCAAGTCAGCCTGATCAATACCCACAGCGCCGTGACCATGGCCGCCGCGCACAGCCGTCTGCTGCCCGATTTCATTCTGGGCGGCGACCTGCCCGAAACCGCGCGCGGCATGACGCTCAAACGCTTCGGCTTCGCCTGCTGA
- a CDS encoding FAD-dependent oxidoreductase, whose translation MDKHTDVIVVGAGPAGLSAACAARSCGLEVTLLDEQAAPGGQLLRNVESPLAQALMDPRERETGLRLVEEFRQSGARYLPRAVVWGMEGRRLSFSVDNEARCLEAATVILAPGGMERPVPFPGWTLPGVMGAGGADILLRSGGSLTADRDAPVVLAGNGPLLLLLAGHLLDAGVNIAAWLDTGTMGRRIFSGALMPAALLDLPYLGKGLGMAWKILKGRVPIIRNARNIRALGAERLEKVVYSRKGVEHEIPAAVLLRHEGIIPRTQICNALGARLRWDTVQRCWHAGVDANGLSSLDGLYVAGDGAYVHGGDASRLKGWLAGIDAARRLGVISPLEARRRSGRARRTLARLRVARDFLRYVFAPDPKIFDVPDETLVCRCECVSAGDIRKAVAEGFRDVNEVKRVTRCGMGQCQGRMCGPALGEITAAAQGASPGQVGCLHMRSPFRPVTLEQYCAAE comes from the coding sequence ATGGACAAGCACACGGACGTCATTGTCGTGGGCGCGGGCCCGGCCGGTCTTTCGGCGGCCTGCGCGGCGCGCTCCTGCGGCCTGGAAGTGACCCTGCTGGACGAGCAGGCCGCGCCGGGCGGGCAATTGCTGCGCAATGTGGAAAGCCCCCTGGCCCAGGCTCTCATGGACCCCAGGGAACGCGAGACGGGCCTGCGTCTGGTGGAGGAATTCCGCCAAAGCGGCGCGCGCTATCTGCCCAGGGCCGTGGTCTGGGGAATGGAAGGCCGCCGCCTTTCCTTCAGCGTGGACAATGAAGCGCGCTGCCTGGAAGCCGCCACCGTGATTCTGGCCCCCGGCGGCATGGAGCGGCCCGTGCCCTTCCCCGGCTGGACCCTGCCCGGCGTCATGGGCGCGGGCGGCGCGGACATTCTGCTGCGTTCGGGCGGCAGCCTCACGGCGGACAGGGACGCGCCCGTGGTTCTGGCCGGGAACGGCCCCCTGCTGCTTCTGCTGGCCGGGCATCTGCTGGACGCGGGCGTGAACATCGCGGCCTGGCTGGACACCGGCACTATGGGACGGCGCATCTTCTCCGGCGCGCTCATGCCCGCGGCTTTGCTGGACCTGCCCTATCTGGGCAAGGGCCTGGGCATGGCCTGGAAAATCCTCAAGGGCAGAGTGCCCATCATCCGCAACGCGCGCAACATCCGCGCCCTGGGCGCGGAGCGGCTGGAAAAGGTCGTCTACAGCCGGAAGGGCGTGGAGCACGAAATCCCGGCCGCCGTGCTGCTGCGCCACGAGGGCATCATTCCCCGCACCCAGATCTGCAACGCCCTGGGCGCGCGCCTGCGCTGGGACACGGTGCAGCGTTGCTGGCACGCGGGCGTGGACGCCAACGGCCTCAGCAGCTTGGACGGCCTGTACGTGGCCGGTGACGGGGCGTATGTGCACGGCGGCGACGCCAGCAGGCTCAAGGGCTGGCTGGCCGGCATCGACGCGGCCCGGCGTCTGGGCGTCATCTCGCCGCTTGAGGCCCGCCGCCGCTCAGGCCGGGCGCGGCGCACGCTGGCGCGGCTGCGTGTGGCGCGCGATTTTTTACGCTATGTCTTCGCGCCCGACCCGAAAATCTTCGATGTGCCGGACGAAACCCTGGTCTGCCGTTGCGAATGCGTCAGCGCGGGCGACATCCGCAAGGCCGTGGCCGAGGGCTTCCGCGATGTCAACGAGGTCAAGCGCGTGACCCGCTGCGGCATGGGCCAGTGCCAGGGCCGCATGTGCGGCCCTGCCCTGGGGGAAATCACGGCCGCCGCGCAGGGCGCGTCACCCGGCCAGGTGGGCTGTCTGCACATGCGCAGCCCCTTCCGCCCCGTGACCCTGGAACAATACTGCGCCGCCGAATAA
- the thrC gene encoding threonine synthase, which yields MAHADFPAYRGRMEYVCLDCGARYPGDSLLYTCPQCGGVFLLENLDFSRLKERDGAAWREVFDARASTRDTALKGIFRYYELLAPLLEEEDIVYLGEGLTPIVEAAPALRDKVGLPFAYKNDGQNPSASFKDRGMACAFSYLKWLCRRHQWDEVLTVCASTGDTSAAAALYAAYVGAPLKSVVLLPHGKVTPQQLSQPLGSGATVLELPGVFDDCMKVVEHLAENYRVALLNSKNSWRILGQESYAYEVAQWHGWDVSGLCLFVPIGNAGNITAIMSGFLKMLDLGIVAGLPRVFGVQSEHADPVWRYYAAPEGTRHWQPVTVTPSVAQAAMIGNPVSFPRVRRLAERFVEAGGEKAFQVVQVTEQQIMDAMIQANRHGHIACTQGGECLAGLINARALGLIGGDERAVLDATAHSLKFAGFQDMYFNDSFPPEYGVTPDKSLANRPELLLPESARRGRNVAEFARMGAEAVVERLGLKKK from the coding sequence ATGGCGCACGCTGATTTTCCGGCCTATCGCGGCCGCATGGAATACGTCTGCCTGGACTGCGGGGCGCGTTACCCCGGCGACAGCCTGCTGTACACCTGTCCGCAGTGCGGCGGCGTTTTTCTGCTGGAGAATCTGGACTTTTCTCGCCTGAAAGAGCGCGACGGCGCGGCCTGGCGGGAGGTTTTCGACGCCCGCGCGTCCACGCGCGACACGGCGCTCAAGGGTATTTTCCGCTATTACGAATTGCTGGCCCCGCTGCTGGAGGAAGAGGACATCGTCTATCTGGGCGAGGGCCTGACCCCCATTGTGGAGGCCGCGCCCGCCCTGCGCGACAAGGTGGGCCTGCCCTTCGCCTACAAGAACGACGGTCAGAACCCCAGCGCTTCCTTCAAGGACCGGGGCATGGCCTGTGCCTTCAGCTATCTGAAATGGCTCTGCCGCCGCCATCAGTGGGACGAGGTGCTCACGGTCTGCGCCTCCACCGGCGACACCTCCGCCGCCGCCGCCCTGTACGCGGCCTATGTGGGCGCGCCGCTCAAGTCCGTGGTGCTGCTGCCCCACGGCAAGGTCACGCCCCAGCAGCTGTCACAGCCTTTGGGCAGCGGAGCCACGGTGCTGGAGCTGCCCGGCGTGTTCGACGACTGCATGAAGGTGGTGGAACACCTGGCGGAAAACTACCGCGTGGCCCTGCTCAATTCCAAGAACAGCTGGCGCATTCTGGGGCAGGAATCCTACGCCTACGAAGTGGCCCAGTGGCACGGCTGGGATGTGTCCGGCCTCTGCCTGTTCGTGCCCATAGGCAATGCGGGCAATATCACGGCCATCATGTCCGGCTTTCTGAAAATGCTGGATCTGGGCATCGTCGCCGGTCTGCCGCGCGTCTTCGGCGTGCAGTCCGAACATGCGGACCCGGTCTGGCGCTACTACGCCGCGCCCGAGGGCACCCGCCACTGGCAGCCGGTGACGGTCACGCCCAGCGTGGCCCAGGCCGCCATGATCGGCAATCCGGTGTCCTTCCCGCGCGTGCGGCGGCTGGCCGAACGCTTTGTGGAGGCCGGCGGCGAAAAGGCCTTTCAGGTGGTCCAGGTCACGGAACAGCAGATCATGGACGCCATGATCCAGGCCAACCGCCACGGCCACATCGCCTGTACTCAGGGCGGCGAATGCCTGGCCGGTCTGATCAACGCCCGCGCCCTGGGCCTGATCGGCGGCGACGAGCGCGCCGTGCTGGACGCCACGGCCCACAGCCTGAAGTTCGCGGGTTTTCAGGACATGTATTTCAACGACAGCTTCCCGCCGGAATACGGTGTCACGCCGGACAAGAGCCTGGCCAACCGGCCCGAGCTGCTTCTGCCTGAAAGCGCGCGCCGGGGCCGGAACGTGGCCGAATTTGCCCGCATGGGCGCGGAGGCCGTAGTGGAACGCCTGGGCCTGAAGAAGAAGTAA
- a CDS encoding ribonuclease catalytic domain-containing protein: protein MPGCVRYPAPGCIVEYMEGNAVQIAMVTEEVGGRLRLLLPNRRETRLTAARLLPWLGPLHTADAGREEAVRLLETHKKAREDLAAAVPVMEVWELAQGEVAAAPAQWFAELFGSEPGPDQVAAYGRALLACKSHFRFQPPDFQVFPAETVEKRLAEQKGREERESLIAGGVAFFRLLWDVACKKRPLPPPSASGAEGASEWPAPEVAERLRELLRARMIDPESQEHEALWRMLSKGLPDVPHLPLQLLIAWGELPPHYNFWLDRADYAPGDAWWQDYAAEVEALELAVGGSGPKAAADLPLCDLPFVSIDSASTRDVDDAFFVQSEGAGFSLTLALACPALNWPFGGPLDKAVLHRGTSIYLPEGTCHMLPERLGTHVFSLVAGEPRPALCVRVAVDHEGRAGACEVFVARARLAANLTYKDSQAVLDAFAAQDPEISGGADATPPDNPAAPHAELLRLGLELARRRQTARINDGAVIMDRPDPVIRLEGEGADLRVEVLADDPSPDAQMLVAEMMILASAAVAQWARERGLAMLHRTQDVALPREYAGVWTAPQDMSRIMRALTPSRLEVQARPHAALGLPRYTPVTSPLRRYPDLVNEAQVVHFLRTGQLRWDENGLEELLNSLSPVLEAAGQVQRFRPRYWKLLFFRQKGDKVWWSGVITEENDAFVSVSLPDQGLFVRGKRRMFDERACPGMAVEVRLGKVHPLYNEIQVVEAATVDG from the coding sequence ATGCCGGGTTGTGTGCGCTATCCCGCGCCGGGCTGCATTGTGGAATACATGGAGGGCAATGCCGTCCAGATCGCCATGGTCACCGAAGAAGTGGGGGGCCGCCTGCGTCTTTTGCTGCCCAACCGGCGGGAAACGCGGCTCACGGCGGCGCGCCTGCTGCCCTGGCTCGGGCCGCTGCACACGGCGGACGCCGGTCGGGAAGAGGCGGTGCGCCTGCTGGAAACGCACAAAAAGGCCAGAGAGGATCTGGCCGCCGCCGTGCCGGTCATGGAGGTCTGGGAACTGGCTCAGGGCGAGGTGGCGGCGGCTCCGGCCCAGTGGTTCGCCGAACTCTTCGGCAGCGAGCCGGGCCCGGATCAGGTGGCCGCCTACGGCCGCGCTCTGCTGGCCTGTAAAAGCCATTTCCGTTTTCAACCGCCGGACTTTCAGGTTTTTCCCGCCGAGACGGTGGAAAAACGTCTGGCCGAGCAGAAAGGCCGGGAAGAGCGTGAATCCCTCATCGCGGGCGGCGTGGCTTTTTTCCGTCTGCTCTGGGATGTGGCCTGCAAAAAACGCCCTCTGCCGCCCCCCTCCGCCTCCGGTGCGGAGGGCGCGTCCGAATGGCCCGCGCCGGAAGTGGCGGAGCGCCTCAGGGAATTGCTGCGCGCCCGGATGATCGATCCGGAAAGCCAGGAGCACGAAGCCCTCTGGCGCATGCTGTCCAAAGGCCTGCCCGACGTGCCCCATCTGCCCCTGCAACTGCTGATCGCCTGGGGCGAACTGCCCCCGCATTACAATTTCTGGCTGGACCGGGCCGATTACGCGCCGGGCGACGCCTGGTGGCAGGACTACGCGGCCGAGGTGGAAGCCCTGGAACTGGCGGTGGGAGGCTCCGGCCCGAAAGCGGCGGCGGATCTGCCGCTCTGCGACCTGCCCTTTGTGAGCATCGACAGCGCCAGCACCCGCGACGTGGACGACGCCTTTTTCGTCCAGAGCGAGGGCGCGGGCTTCAGCCTGACCCTGGCCCTGGCCTGCCCGGCCTTGAACTGGCCCTTCGGCGGGCCGCTGGACAAGGCCGTGCTGCACCGGGGCACGAGCATCTATCTGCCGGAAGGCACCTGCCACATGCTGCCCGAGCGTCTGGGCACCCACGTTTTTTCTCTTGTGGCCGGCGAGCCGCGCCCGGCGCTCTGCGTGCGGGTGGCCGTGGACCACGAGGGCCGGGCGGGCGCGTGCGAGGTTTTCGTGGCCAGGGCGCGTCTGGCCGCCAACCTGACCTACAAGGACAGCCAGGCCGTGCTGGACGCGTTTGCCGCGCAAGACCCGGAGATATCCGGCGGCGCGGACGCGACCCCGCCGGACAATCCCGCCGCGCCCCACGCGGAACTGCTGCGTCTGGGCCTGGAACTGGCCCGGCGGCGGCAGACGGCGCGCATCAACGACGGGGCCGTGATCATGGACCGGCCCGATCCGGTGATCCGCCTGGAAGGCGAAGGCGCGGACCTGCGCGTGGAAGTGCTTGCCGACGATCCGTCCCCGGACGCCCAGATGCTGGTGGCGGAAATGATGATCCTGGCCAGCGCGGCCGTGGCCCAATGGGCGCGGGAGCGCGGTCTGGCCATGCTCCACCGGACGCAGGATGTGGCTCTGCCCAGGGAATACGCGGGCGTCTGGACCGCGCCGCAGGACATGTCCCGGATCATGCGGGCCCTGACGCCTTCCAGGCTGGAAGTCCAGGCCCGGCCCCACGCGGCGCTGGGCCTGCCCCGCTACACGCCCGTGACCTCGCCCCTGCGCCGCTACCCGGACCTTGTCAACGAGGCCCAGGTGGTGCATTTTCTGCGCACGGGCCAGCTCCGCTGGGACGAGAACGGCCTGGAGGAACTGCTGAACAGCCTTTCGCCCGTGCTGGAGGCCGCCGGGCAGGTGCAGCGCTTCCGCCCGCGTTACTGGAAGCTGCTTTTCTTCCGCCAGAAGGGGGACAAGGTCTGGTGGTCCGGCGTGATCACCGAGGAGAACGACGCCTTTGTCAGCGTGAGCCTGCCGGATCAGGGACTTTTCGTGCGCGGCAAGCGCCGGATGTTCGACGAGCGGGCCTGCCCCGGCATGGCCGTGGAAGTGCGCCTGGGCAAGGTGCATCCGCTGTATAATGAGATACAGGTTGTGGAGGCCGCCACCGTTGACGGATAG
- a CDS encoding RidA family protein: MPITRYGTPAKAGALPFSKAVEADGWLYVSGQVPRDADGEIVSGSMTVQARAALANLKAALVLAGYGLEDVVRVNVFIDDPRDFAQFNKVYAEFFTPEHAPARVCVQAAMMSDLRVEVDCVAYRDKA, translated from the coding sequence ATGCCCATCACTCGTTACGGAACCCCGGCCAAAGCGGGCGCGCTGCCCTTCTCCAAGGCCGTTGAAGCGGACGGCTGGCTGTACGTCAGCGGGCAGGTGCCCCGCGACGCCGACGGCGAAATCGTTTCCGGCAGCATGACCGTGCAGGCCCGCGCGGCCCTCGCCAATCTCAAGGCCGCCCTGGTCCTGGCCGGATACGGCCTGGAGGATGTGGTGCGGGTGAACGTCTTCATCGACGACCCGCGCGATTTCGCCCAGTTCAACAAGGTCTACGCGGAATTTTTCACGCCCGAGCACGCCCCGGCCAGGGTCTGCGTGCAGGCCGCCATGATGAGCGACCTGCGCGTGGAAGTGGACTGCGTCGCATACAGGGACAAAGCCTGA
- a CDS encoding (2Fe-2S)-binding protein, with translation MHTATTATVRITVDGQVQDVPEGISVAAAVLGHAHIGHTSTHPVDHSPRAPYCLMGVCFECLMEIDGEANVQSCLVPVREGMVVNRQTPPVEDK, from the coding sequence ATGCACACCGCCACTACAGCCACCGTGCGCATCACCGTTGACGGTCAGGTACAGGACGTGCCCGAGGGCATCAGCGTGGCCGCCGCCGTGCTGGGGCACGCCCACATAGGGCACACCTCCACCCATCCCGTGGACCACAGCCCGCGCGCGCCCTATTGCCTGATGGGCGTCTGTTTTGAATGCCTCATGGAAATCGACGGCGAAGCCAACGTCCAGTCCTGCCTGGTGCCCGTGCGCGAAGGCATGGTTGTGAACCGGCAGACGCCGCCCGTGGAGGACAAATAA
- a CDS encoding aspartate/glutamate racemase family protein has product MLLKGGKLYYDTPVGILCLESRFPKPKGHVRNPLTFDFPTVQRLIRGVDIPRLLFHPTDDLLEPFVRAARELEADGVRAITGSCGFMARFQERIATEVRVPVLLSSLVQLPLVRLMHGTEAQIGVLTASADALTPDHFRNCGVDMASVHITGMEHQKEFRECILQGKRDDFDPETLEREVVETARNFAASARLDALLLECTDLSAFAAAVQAAADIPVYDINSLVEYACGAVRRRRY; this is encoded by the coding sequence ATGCTGTTGAAAGGCGGAAAACTCTATTACGACACCCCGGTCGGCATCCTTTGCCTGGAATCCCGCTTTCCCAAACCCAAAGGGCATGTACGCAATCCCCTGACCTTTGACTTTCCCACAGTACAGCGTCTGATCCGGGGCGTGGACATTCCCCGCCTGCTCTTCCATCCCACGGACGATCTGCTGGAACCCTTTGTCCGGGCCGCGCGCGAACTGGAAGCCGACGGCGTGCGGGCCATCACCGGTTCCTGCGGTTTCATGGCCCGCTTTCAGGAACGCATCGCCACCGAGGTCCGGGTGCCCGTGCTGCTTTCGAGCCTGGTGCAACTTCCCCTGGTGCGCCTGATGCATGGGACCGAGGCGCAAATCGGCGTGCTCACGGCCAGTGCCGACGCGCTCACGCCGGACCACTTCCGCAACTGCGGCGTGGACATGGCCAGCGTGCATATCACGGGCATGGAACACCAAAAGGAATTCCGGGAATGCATCCTCCAAGGCAAACGGGATGATTTTGATCCGGAAACGCTGGAACGCGAAGTGGTGGAAACGGCCAGGAATTTCGCCGCAAGCGCGCGTCTGGACGCCCTGCTGCTCGAATGCACGGATCTTTCCGCCTTTGCGGCGGCCGTGCAGGCGGCGGCGGACATCCCGGTCTACGACATCAATTCCCTGGTGGAATACGCCTGCGGCGCGGTGCGCCGCAGGCGGTACTGA
- a CDS encoding tripartite tricarboxylate transporter permease — MLADICTGLISVFTLPSIGAIALGILTGLIFGAIPGISGIMAISILLPMTFYVSPLVGIPMLLGIYKASMFGGSITAVLLNTPGAPPAVCTAMDGFPLTRQGKAGKALNAALTGSVFGDTFSNILLICVAAPLAYLTLKIGPVEQCCLILLALTVVGSISGPSLTKGIICAGVGILLATVGASGATGAIRFTFDNENLMGGIALIPMVIGLLCLPEVIHQASSRISSVIQQKLNLKDENGRLTWKEFKAHIPVLLRSSLIGSIIGALPGLGASPAAYMAYSEARRTSKNPETFGKGNVAGVLAPEAANNAVTGSAMIPLLTLGIPGDDVTAVLMGAFLIQGITPGPNIFFDNTTVVYGIFASLIICDVLLYVIAKTGFRFWVRITQLPKHIIFSTVTIFAFVGTYSINQSLFDVLCLILFGLLGYGMRRFQFPAGPMIIGFILGPLLESAFDQTMTLSDGSFMIFLTKPVAVLLLLLTAGAVFSILRGRKRNARLLRQARA, encoded by the coding sequence ATGCTTGCCGACATCTGCACAGGACTCATTTCCGTCTTCACCCTGCCTTCCATCGGAGCCATTGCCCTCGGCATTCTGACCGGGCTGATTTTCGGGGCCATCCCCGGCATCTCGGGCATCATGGCCATTTCCATCCTGCTGCCCATGACCTTTTACGTCAGCCCGCTGGTGGGCATTCCCATGCTGCTGGGCATCTACAAGGCCAGCATGTTCGGCGGTTCCATCACGGCGGTGCTACTCAACACCCCCGGCGCGCCCCCGGCCGTCTGCACGGCCATGGACGGTTTTCCGCTGACCCGACAGGGGAAGGCAGGCAAAGCGCTCAACGCCGCCCTGACAGGTTCCGTCTTCGGCGACACCTTCAGCAACATCCTGCTGATCTGCGTGGCCGCGCCCCTGGCCTATCTGACGCTCAAGATCGGCCCCGTGGAACAGTGCTGTCTTATCCTGCTGGCGCTGACCGTTGTGGGCAGCATTTCCGGTCCCTCGCTGACCAAGGGCATCATCTGCGCTGGCGTCGGCATCCTGCTGGCCACAGTGGGGGCCTCGGGCGCCACGGGCGCCATCCGCTTCACCTTTGACAATGAAAATCTGATGGGCGGCATCGCGCTGATTCCCATGGTCATCGGCCTGCTCTGTCTGCCGGAGGTCATCCATCAGGCCAGCAGCCGCATCAGCTCCGTCATCCAGCAGAAACTGAACCTCAAGGACGAAAACGGCCGCCTGACCTGGAAGGAGTTCAAAGCCCACATTCCCGTCCTGCTGCGCTCCTCCCTTATCGGCTCCATCATCGGGGCGCTGCCCGGCCTGGGCGCTTCCCCGGCGGCCTACATGGCCTATTCCGAGGCCCGTCGCACGTCAAAAAATCCCGAAACCTTCGGCAAGGGCAACGTGGCCGGCGTGCTGGCCCCCGAAGCCGCCAACAACGCGGTCACGGGCTCGGCCATGATCCCCCTGCTGACCCTGGGCATTCCCGGCGACGACGTGACCGCCGTGCTGATGGGGGCCTTTCTCATCCAGGGAATCACTCCCGGTCCGAACATCTTCTTCGACAACACTACCGTGGTCTACGGCATCTTCGCCTCGCTGATCATCTGCGACGTCCTGCTGTATGTCATCGCCAAAACGGGTTTCCGGTTCTGGGTGCGCATCACGCAGCTTCCCAAACACATCATTTTTTCCACGGTGACCATCTTCGCCTTTGTGGGAACCTATTCCATCAACCAGAGCCTTTTCGACGTGCTCTGCCTGATTCTGTTCGGCCTGCTGGGCTACGGGATGCGGCGCTTCCAGTTTCCCGCCGGTCCCATGATCATCGGCTTCATTCTCGGCCCCCTGCTGGAGTCGGCCTTTGACCAGACCATGACCCTTTCCGACGGCAGCTTTATGATCTTTCTGACAAAACCCGTGGCGGTGCTGTTGCTGCTGCTCACAGCGGGCGCGGTTTTCAGCATCCTTCGCGGGCGGAAGCGCAACGCGCGTCTGCTCCGGCAGGCGCGGGCCTGA
- the plsY gene encoding glycerol-3-phosphate 1-O-acyltransferase PlsY, whose product MLTQALWIAMAYVLGSVPWGLVIAKTFCGVDPRTGGSHSTGATNVSRLCGFGWGVATLLCDVLKGALPVWGALAISPSPLFVSLTGLACVLGHVFSCFMAFKGGKAVATSIGVFLPLAFWQLLIAALLCLLVIWRSRYVSLGSLTLVTVLPLLLLFSGVWSWLPLSLCLLVLVFWKHRENIIRLLTGTEKAWLKSKHKE is encoded by the coding sequence ATGCTTACACAGGCGCTCTGGATCGCGATGGCCTATGTGCTGGGTTCCGTACCCTGGGGACTGGTCATCGCCAAAACCTTCTGCGGCGTGGATCCCCGCACGGGCGGCAGCCACAGCACCGGGGCCACCAACGTCTCCCGGCTCTGCGGCTTCGGCTGGGGCGTGGCCACCCTGCTCTGCGACGTGCTCAAGGGCGCGCTGCCGGTCTGGGGCGCTCTGGCCATCAGCCCTTCGCCGCTCTTCGTCAGCCTGACGGGTCTGGCCTGCGTGCTGGGGCACGTCTTTTCCTGCTTCATGGCCTTCAAGGGCGGCAAGGCCGTGGCCACCAGCATCGGCGTGTTCCTGCCCCTGGCCTTCTGGCAGTTGCTGATCGCCGCCTTGCTCTGCCTGCTGGTCATCTGGCGCAGCCGCTACGTCTCTCTGGGCTCCCTGACCCTGGTGACAGTTCTGCCCCTGCTCCTGCTGTTCAGCGGAGTCTGGTCCTGGCTGCCCCTGAGCCTCTGTCTGCTGGTCCTGGTGTTCTGGAAGCACCGCGAAAACATCATCCGTCTGCTGACCGGGACGGAAAAAGCCTGGCTGAAAAGCAAGCACAAGGAGTGA
- a CDS encoding tripartite tricarboxylate transporter substrate binding protein encodes MLKHLRSALFGLACLSLAAAFAASANAADAYPDKPIQLISPYGAGGDSDLTARVWAEFAKRKLGQPVVVVNKAGGGGVAGSLFAAKAKPDGYTLFLAQAGPSLIIPQTISNAGYTLDSFDYIARVMIANCAVVVNADAPWNTLKELAEDAEKNPGKLVFASPAATSWLSLAMRNWQSTAGVKMKQVEYKSGADAATAVLGNHGDMTFLFPQNYAPMVKAGKLKILAIGSKSAEYPDALTFEEQGYAGKYYGWGGIAAPKGTPQAVIDKLVAVTAEVVKDPEFVKAINNMNATPDFLAGGAWMKQLKEQYDEIGAVLKSLSPAKN; translated from the coding sequence ATGCTCAAGCATCTTCGGTCCGCACTGTTCGGTCTGGCCTGTCTGTCGCTCGCGGCCGCCTTCGCGGCGTCGGCAAACGCCGCCGATGCCTACCCCGACAAGCCCATTCAGCTCATCAGCCCCTATGGGGCCGGCGGCGACTCCGACCTGACCGCCCGTGTCTGGGCGGAATTCGCCAAACGCAAACTCGGCCAGCCCGTGGTGGTTGTGAACAAGGCGGGCGGCGGCGGTGTGGCCGGCAGCCTTTTCGCCGCCAAGGCCAAGCCCGACGGCTACACGCTTTTCCTGGCCCAGGCCGGTCCGTCGCTGATCATTCCGCAAACCATCAGCAACGCCGGTTACACTCTGGACAGCTTTGACTACATCGCGCGCGTCATGATCGCCAACTGCGCCGTGGTGGTCAACGCCGACGCGCCCTGGAACACGCTGAAGGAACTGGCCGAAGACGCCGAAAAGAATCCAGGCAAGCTGGTTTTCGCCAGCCCGGCGGCCACCTCCTGGCTGTCCCTGGCCATGCGCAACTGGCAGAGCACCGCGGGCGTCAAAATGAAGCAGGTGGAATACAAGTCCGGCGCCGACGCGGCCACGGCCGTGCTGGGCAATCATGGCGACATGACCTTTCTCTTTCCCCAGAACTACGCCCCCATGGTCAAGGCGGGCAAGCTGAAGATTCTCGCCATCGGCAGCAAGAGCGCCGAATATCCCGACGCCCTCACCTTCGAAGAACAGGGCTACGCGGGCAAGTATTACGGCTGGGGCGGCATCGCCGCTCCCAAGGGAACCCCCCAGGCCGTTATTGACAAGCTCGTCGCCGTTACCGCGGAAGTCGTCAAGGACCCCGAATTCGTCAAGGCCATCAACAATATGAACGCCACGCCCGACTTTCTCGCCGGCGGGGCCTGGATGAAGCAACTCAAGGAGCAGTACGACGAAATCGGCGCCGTGCTGAAGAGCCTTTCCCCCGCCAAGAACTAG